Proteins from a genomic interval of Zingiber officinale cultivar Zhangliang chromosome 2A, Zo_v1.1, whole genome shotgun sequence:
- the LOC122041662 gene encoding purple acid phosphatase 17-like gives MAFIAIQRVALTVVLLAATMAPALVPCYAELQRFERSPKADGSLSLLVVGDWGRNGMFNQSEVATQMGRIGEQLDIDFVISTGDNFYEDGLTGVDDKQFEESFTNVYTANSLQKQWYSVLGNHDYRGNVLAQLSHVLRSIDSRWLCLRSFVLNAEIVDFFFVDTTPFQKSYWANSTKHHYDWRGVAPRDTYISTLLKDLDAALQESTAPWKIVIGHHTMRSVSEHGDTPELIALLLPVLKSNGVDWYVNGHDHCLEHISSKDSPIQYLTSGGGSKAWRGVFTPNADKLRFFYDGQGFMAVQLTRSTADLSFYDVFGRVLYKWSAPKFLHRAV, from the exons ATGGCATTCATCGCGATCCAAAGAGTGGCGCTGACCGTCGTCCTCCTCGCGGCGACGATGGCGCCGGCGCTCGTCCCTTGCTACGCCGAGTTGCAGCGGTTCGAGCGCTCTCCAAAGGCCGACGGGTCGCTCAGTCTATTGGTCGTCGGAGATTGGGGAAGGAATGGGATGTTCAATCAATCGGAAGTGGCGACTCAG ATGGGGAGGATCGGAGAGCAGCTGGATATCGATTTTGTGATATCCACCGGAGATAACTTCTACGAGGACGGCCTCACCGGCGTCGACGACAAGCAATTCGAGGAGTCATTCACCAACGTTTACACCGCAAACAGTCTGCAAAAGCAGTGGTACAGTG TTCTGGGTAACCATGACTACAGAGGCAATGTGTTAGCACAACTGAGTCATGTTCTTCGTAGCATAGACAGCAGATGGCTCTGCTTGAGAAGCTTCGTTCTGAATGCAG AGATCGTGGACTTCTTCTTCGTGGACACAACTCCATTTCAGAAATCTTACTGGGCCAACTCAACGAAACATCACTATGACTGGAGAGGAGTTGCACCTCGCGACACTTACATTTCGACTCTACTGAAG GACTTGGATGCAGCACTGCAAGAATCCACAGCACCATGGAAGATTGTTATTGGGCACCACACGATGAGGAGTGTCAGTGAACACGGAGACACACCCGAACTTATAGCTCTACTACTCCCTGTTCTTAAGTCCAATGGTGTGGATTGGTACGTCAATGGCCATGACCATTGCCTGGAGCATATCAGCAGCAAGGACAG TCCAATTCAGTATCTCACTAGTGGAGGTGGCTCCAAGGCATGGAGGGGCGTTTTCACTCCAAACGcagacaagcttcgattcttctACGATGGGCAAGGCTTCATGGCCGTGCAGCTCACCAGGTCAACTGCCGATTTATCATTCTACGATGTGTTTGGCCGAGTTCTTTACAAGTGGAGTGCGCCCAAGTTTCTCCACCGGGCAGTGTAG